The region ttaTACTGAAACTTTATTCTTagcaattaatttaatggATAGATttctttcttcaaataaggtcactttaaataaattacaattattggCAGTtacatcattatttattgcAGCTAAATTCGAAGAAATTAATCTTCCgaaattagaagaatattcatatattaCAGATGGCGCTGCAACTGAGAAAGATATCAAAGACGCTGAAATGTATATGCTAacttctttaaaatttgagtTAGCTTGGCCAAAtccaattaattttttgagaagaatttcaaaagctgatgaatatgattatcaaacaagaaattttgccaaatttattttagaatattcCATTTGTACAAATCTATTTATTGGTCTAAAACCTTCTTACTTGGCTGCAATGGCAATGTTTATATCAAGAAGAATCACTgatagaaataatattgtttgGGATAATACATTTAAGCATTATAGTGGCGGTATAGATCCATTGAATAACCCAACTTTCGTTAAAAActgtaaattattaatcaaagATATCGCATTCCCATCAACTAAATTAGAATCTTTGATTCtgaaatttaaatctaaGGCATTAGGAAATATTTATCCAGATATATTTCATTGGTGTAAAGATCAAGTGGAAAcaaattatgaaaatttaCTAAATccttaaaattgttatattcattctttaaaataataataaatatacacTATAGTCAAATTATCTCATATGCCCCGTAGTGCTCCTCATCAAAAGTTCATTCGTTACTTCattcattcattcatttattcttttattccTTCATTCACTAGGTAAGTTAcattttttgaaactttaaacatattcaagaaaagaaaaaataaaataaaataaaataaaatttcttttttaaattaaagaCAATTTTCACATTCATATTTCAATTCACTCATCATTTGCtacattattttattatattcgcatgtaattttatttttgatgtTTGCTTACTGTTAACTATTGCACAGTTGGTCTATCATCATTCAAAGagatatcaaaaataaaataccatatataaaatatagatagatttgtattttacttacattttgtattattaattaacaTTTATCCGCTAAaatgatttacaaaaaattaaccGACCATTATTTACTTTAACCAGCTAATCCAATAATGCGAGAATTAAATAGATACGACCTAATATGGTTTTTATGGTTATTCgagttaataattatttttattaatttataatttttttataattttataattttttatgaACTATATGGGTATTATAAATAGCTATGGAATCGTGATGAGAAATTATTTCCAAAGTGCGATAAAAAGGGATGTTGGGATTGagattaaaattgaaattaaatgagtaataaattcaaaaagatTGTTTGAAAAAGCAAATGAAATGAATGAGTTTTgcaatattaattaaaaaagaattgaaatgaagtaaaaaaaaaaatactgaattgaattgagaaataaaaaatatttgaaccTGAAtatagaaattaaaaattgtttataGTACATTAAGTTTCAGCAAATTAAAAGTGtcttaaagaagaaataatactcttttttatttataatcaaacaaaataaagaatgacaaagaaataaaactaaaactggaaagaaatgaaataaaatattgtcATGGGTGTCAATTGAAGTGAAACTATTATATCGTCgcaatatattatttagaatTGTCATTATGTTTGAGCTTTGCTAATTTATTCATGTAATgtcataatattatatccATTTTTTCTTACTTTCAAAGCCCATTGGACAGATATTATTGAGGCTTTCATAAATCTCCTTGATTGATATTTCTTATGGAATTCATCATGAACGATTGGGCTGACCAAATAATCCATTATCATATTGCAAACTGGTTCTAATTGTTCTTTAGTATAACCACCActataatgaattaaattacCATCCCAAGTACCTTTACCTAACATTTTTCTTGATAAAAACATAGAGGCAGCAGCACATAGTGAAGGTAAAATACCAATAAATCTAAAATCTACCAATGAAATTTCCAGTAGAAATTTTGCAAGTGTTCGTGATTGTATATCGTAATCGTCTGCTTTTGAGATTCTTCTCAGGAAATTCATTGGATTTGGGTAATTTAAGTTAAATTCtaaagtttttaaaataaatttttcaccttctttaatttcttcttctgtgCAAGCTCCATCAGTTTCAGAAGCAAAATGTTTAATACTTGGAGAATATACTTCTTCATATTTTGATGCAATAAACAAGCACGAAGTTCCCACCAGTTGTAATCTATCTAATTGGACCAATTCTTTTGCTAGGAAACgatctaataaatttattgttaAATATAGTGTTTCTGGTAATAATCCAAACTTATTATGAATTTTAACTAGCCAATTAACTAGAATATCTCTATTCTGtctgatatttttatgCTTATAAAGATCTTCTTTATGTGGTAAGGTTAACACTTCTAATCTacttaaatattcaaatatatcatGAACATATTCACTAACCATAAAAGGGTCATTACCATCTTCAGCATCTAAATCTTCCCaaatatattcttctttGCCATTCGCAGCACACGATTTGAACTTTTTAGGTAATTGTTGTTCTACAATGGCAGATATTGgtctttttttgttaatatCAGTTGGAggaatattttctttatcgGATATTGTATTTGGATCAGATATTTCGCCATTAGAATTTGCATTCAAATCCTCATCACATGTATCACCtgtattatcattattgttattattgttattttcgCCTGGAATTTTAATGTTCGAGctagaattatttaacaaTTTGGTGGATTGAAGCATGGTATTATTAGAGTTCGAGTCTGGATTTAAGTTGGGTTGTTCCAATGTATGTTGTTGTGAAGGttgaatttgtatttgGTGTGAATGTGGTAGATCTTCCTCTCTAATAATAGATAAGGTTTTTGTAATATGTGGAATACCATTCGAAGCACTTGATCCAGTTGCAATATCTTGAGTTTTGGAAATATTAGTGaatgaattattgattgattgattttctttatcattgGAGTCATGTGTGGTTGTggaatttgtattattggAATTAGTTAATCTTCTTGTGATGTGGCGTAATTCtgtattttcattatcgATAAATTTTGTAGTAGTTAATAATCTCgatttatcaaattgaGGAATTCTACttccttctttttttgCTAGTGATAAGGAAGGTTTTAAAGTGTTTCTGATATGGGAATCACCTAGGGAATTTGAATCTTGAGACAGAACTGTGTTTGTAACATTGTATAAGGCTGCCCTTTGTACGGTAGAGTTGTTAAGATCGCTGTTTGGGtcaatattttccattATAGTCTagatttcaatttaatatgGTTTAATTCgttgatttttttgatcTTGGGGAAAATGGGTAGGATGGAGTAAAtttatgataaaaaaaattagattaaAATGATGAAACAAATATGCTATAATGAATGCAGTAATGAAAAGATTAAGTAATGAATGAGAGAGAGAAAATCAAATggatatttttgttattaagAGAAAGGGGGAAGTGAATGTAAGTGTTTTGatcttgaaaaatatatataaatcgttatcaattagaaaaaaaaatgaaaattaatgagataaaataaaatgaatgaatgtaataaagatgaagaattacaaTAACGATGAAATGAATCAAATGATTTTTATCTGGATTTATGAAATCACTCTAATGAATGGAACTAGACTCAATCTTAGTAGCTTATAGTATATCAGATGTTCAAAGTTATAAGAATAtaacgaaaaaaaaatgcttttaataaatgaaagaaaaaattataaggCAGTGATTTTCGGAAGCTGAATTTTTAggtttatatttaaatcaacttattgaaattgaatgTTTGAATGAAAACCACACTAGATTTactttttgaaaataaatgtCAAACCAATTAGgattcaattaattgacagctaaacaaaagaaattcCTCTAATGGGACAAAATCAACACTACTGTTCCTGGAGAGGTTAGTACATACAAGTcgtaaaataaaataaaaataatgcttGGAATAAGACAAGTAATACAAAAGTATGCTAtacaaaatgaaaatgaaaagaaGATAACCCAGGGGAGAGCctaaaaagaataaattgatCGAAAATTTGATAACAAAGAATAGGTATCAATAGCATTAGTTAGCAGCCTAATGTAGGGCCAAACAATATAATGTATAACAAACTTCTTTTTACCTCACCGCGGGAAATGTTTGAATACAAAGCCTGTTTTCCTCAACTAGAtattgtttgtttgtttgtgATTACCACAAAAAGGTTTAAATTcgtaaatttttaaacaattgCAAACAACAAATTACCCAAAACCTTAtaacaattaaaatattcttgaCTTGAGCCTAGGATCAATATTAAGAACGGTATTCCTATTAAAACTCCTCGAAGAAGTCTTCTTAGTACTTTTAATCGTAATCTTCATATTACTCTCATACAAAGCTCTCGAACAACTCTTGGAGAAGACTTGTTTGGTATTAAAACTCTTTCTGTTTTTGTGTACTTTATATGAAATTCCATCTAGTAACTTCCTTTT is a window of Henningerozyma blattae CBS 6284 chromosome 5, complete genome DNA encoding:
- the TBLA0E00540 gene encoding cyclin family protein (similar to Saccharomyces cerevisiae CLB1 (YGR108W) and CLB2 (YPR119W); ancestral locus Anc_3.452) gives rise to the protein MENIDPNSDLNNSTVQRAALYNVTNTVLSQDSNSLGDSHIRNTLKPSLSLAKKEGSRIPQFDKSRLLTTTKFIDNENTELRHITRRLTNSNNTNSTTTHDSNDKENQSINNSFTNISKTQDIATGSSASNGIPHITKTLSIIREEDLPHSHQIQIQPSQQHTLEQPNLNPDSNSNNTMLQSTKLLNNSSSNIKIPGENNNNNNNDNTGDTCDEDLNANSNGEISDPNTISDKENIPPTDINKKRPISAIVEQQLPKKFKSCAANGKEEYIWEDLDAEDGNDPFMVSEYVHDIFEYLSRLEVLTLPHKEDLYKHKNIRQNRDILVNWLVKIHNKFGLLPETLYLTINLLDRFLAKELVQLDRLQLVGTSCLFIASKYEEVYSPSIKHFASETDGACTEEEIKEGEKFILKTLEFNLNYPNPMNFLRRISKADDYDIQSRTLAKFLLEISLVDFRFIGILPSLCAAASMFLSRKMLGKGTWDGNLIHYSGGYTKEQLEPVCNMIMDYLVSPIVHDEFHKKYQSRRFMKASIISVQWALKVRKNGYNIMTLHE